The Nasonia vitripennis strain AsymCx chromosome 1 unlocalized genomic scaffold, Nvit_psr_1.1 chr1_random0016, whole genome shotgun sequence genome has a segment encoding these proteins:
- the LOC116416066 gene encoding uncharacterized protein LOC116416066: MTASKVLDKETSVQISAQPQPDVLVDDSSNDNEDKKVFERPDKNPAYNVVIDDSSKDMFDDATSSKISSEPTDEQFCLGKLVDYSSSSEEHVTPNKNFNENTLGDYKDFKLKLLETQTSSPTKQLENINIAVDKAELAEVVFEDADKKCRGRPLGTIQKTLCGAPLVPNCQTYEDMSDFKKAKLLLYLLGNDKLSLLNILDFSYRLQKEDVIKINEKNLKDTFIDSKVDISILERYTTKDYLKYLNKIVKQKRKKNIFICDLCFQEADDLTIQCDTCLMWYHFTCVKVEAKDLKKNEPWFCVACVNFFQ, encoded by the exons ATGACTGCGTCAAAGGTATTGGACAAGGAGACTTCTGTACAGATTAGTGCTCAACCACAACCTGACGTTTTAGTGGATGATTCTTCTAATGACAACGAAGACAAAAAAGTCTTTGAAAGACCAG ACAAAAATCCTGCGTACAACGTTGTGATAGACGATTCATCTAAAGATATGTTTGACGATGCAACTTCTTCCAAAATATCTTCAGAACCTACGGATGAACAATTTTGTTTAGGCAAACTAGTCGATTACTCCTCATCGAGTGAAGAACATGTGACaccaaacaaaaattttaatgaga ACACACTAGGAGATTACAAGGACTTCAAATTAAAATTGCTCGAAACGCAAACATCGTCGCCTACCAAACAATTGGAGAATATTAACATTGCCGTTGACAAAGCTGAACTAGCAGAAGTAGTCTTCGAAGATGCTGATAAAAAATGTCGTGGCCGACCTCTTGGCACAATACAAAAAACATTGTGTGGAGCACCATTGGTACCAAATTGCCAAACATATGAAGACATGAGTGACTTCAAAAAAGCCAagttacttttatatttactagGAAACGATAAActttcattattaaatatactagaTTTCAGTTACCGTTTACAGAAAGAAGATgtcattaaaattaatgagaaaaatttaaaagacACGTTCATTGACAGTAAAGTTGACATTTCTATCTTAGAACGGTATACTACAAaagattatttaaaatacttgAATAAGattgtaaaacaaaaaagaaagaaaaatatcttCATTTGTGATTTGTGCTTTCAAGAAGCAGATGATTTGACCATACAGTGTGACACCTGCCTTATGTGGTATCACTTTACTTGTGTAAAAGTAGAGGCGAAAGacctaaaaaaaaatgaacctTGGTTTTGTGTTGCATGTGTTAATTTCTTTCAATAA
- the LOC116416067 gene encoding uncharacterized protein LOC116416067 has product MFQILFFSTEKMQQAFAGWPEMIFVDTTYNLLKRKLPVLLMCVRDTLGLTHIIGVGILANEQKSTLRSLFQNLKNVNSDTCKKIKSFMTDKDLVERAVLREVFPNTSLYICEFHVLKIFSRQVTTTTMKITSKERDISLDLLDKLTKSNTKEQYDHLYSIFCKKVPETVLSYYNQNWHNNTEGWTRYSLSKNNYGNYMNNPIESTNARLKDEIPAFSTLMKFGEGFFRYYNRRNTAIKAKIGADIYKHPIRGYQPGSPEYLYQQLLTPAGFNKVAVELARRKPMSFVTTNPTFQ; this is encoded by the coding sequence atgtttcaaattctttttttttctactgaaaAGATGCAACAAGCTTTCGCTGGATGGCCTGAAATGATTTTCGTTGATACGACTTACAATCTTTTAAAACGTAAACTGCCTGTACTTTTGATGTGCGTTCGAGATACATTAGGTCTTACCCACATCATTGGCGTTGGTATATTAGCAAATGAACAGAAAAGCACATTAAGAagtttatttcaaaatttaaaaaatgtcaataGCGATacttgcaaaaaaattaagagtTTTATGACCGATAAAGATTTGGTGGAAAGAGCAGTTCTGAGAGAAGTATTTCCAAATACTTCATTATACATATGTGAGTTTCATgtacttaaaattttttctaggCAAGTTACTACCACCACTATGAAAATAACTTCTAAAGAAAGAGACATATCTCTTGATTTGTTagataagctaacaaaaagtAATACCAAAGAGCAGTACGACCATCTTTATAGTATTTTCTGCAAAAAAGTTCCAGAAACTGTGCTTTCCTACTACAATCAAAATTGGCACAATAATACTGAAGGGTGGACGAGATACTCTTTGAGTAAAAATAACTATGGCAACTACATGAACAACCCCATAGAATCTACGAACGCTCGCCTCAAGGATGAAATTCCCGCATTCAGTACCTTAATGAAATTTGGTGAAGGTTTTTTTAGGTATTATAATCGTCGAAACACAGCTATAAAAGCAAAGATAGGTGCAGACATTTATAAACACCCAATCCGAGGATATCAACCAGGTTCGCCAGAATATTTATATCAGCAACTTCTAACTCCAGCTGGATTTAATAAAGTTGCCGTCGAACTCGCCAGACGTAAACCCATGTCCTTCGTTACAACTAATCCTACATTTCAATAA